The following nucleotide sequence is from Citrus sinensis cultivar Valencia sweet orange chromosome 6, DVS_A1.0, whole genome shotgun sequence.
GACATATCGGGGAGGAGCTAGGTGGTAAAATGTGCAAAGGACGTGAGTTACCAGCTCGATCATCTTTGTTTTGAGGTAGCACATTACGAATCAAAGCAATCGattgtttatcttttttctcATTAGCCTTGGTTTTGTGCACCACTCGTCGAGGTTTCTTGCTATGTGGTTCACCCTCCTCGTCTGATATCTCCTCGACCAAGGCCTTCGCAATCTCTACAGGGGTGCACTTGGCATAGACATGTTCACTGTGACAACcgcaaaagaaaaactaaagttAGTGAACTTTCCCATAAAACAACATAGATAACTgcttagaaaatttttaccttttgttcttttttttcaatcctTTGCGTTTAACAATCTTTTCTCAACCCCAACACTTAATTTCTCACTTATGCCAAAGTTCTTCTTCCAAGTCACTGCAACAAGATAAATGTTAGTTCATAATCACATTCCAACTTCAACCTAAATAAAACTTTCATTACCTAGTCTACTAAATTGAGTGGGCACTTTAAACCAACCCTTTGTCAGCTCTATGTCCCTACCCCAATTTCCACCAACCACTAAGTACTTACTTTTCCAACCTTTACATGAGCTAGAAAAGTCAAGTACTACTTCTTATTCTTTGACTtggacaaaaaataatattatccttTATAGCCTACCCCATGTTCattacataaatacaagtgtgTAAATTCCTTAAAACATGGCTCGACCTTATTCTACTCAGTCCACACAATATGCATACTGCATAAAATACTCCAACCATTTGGGTCAAGTTGACCAGGACTCAAACCCAACCTCACCAACATCCAAGCAAAATAAGGTTGAATTGGCAACCCGAATCCAAGTCTAAACATCTCCATATAAACTACAATTTCTCCATTACCCAATTTGCTGGCCATCTCACCTTTCCTCAGTAACCTAAGCGTAATATCATCAGCAATCTTATATTCATTCTCCAATCTTCAATCTTTTCTTCTGTTGTATCAAAGTTTGATTTATTCACACCTTATTCTTCATGTTCATCTCTGTTATCGCTAAGTCGTGTATTGGATTCGCCGTTAGCATGCCCATGTATTTCACTTCTTGTTCTCTCGGAATCATTCTCTATTGCACTGTAATTTAACTCTACTTCATTATCTCCTTTATTTTCCCCATTACCACTCATGCTTGATTGGATACTACAAAGGGAATCATTATTGCCCTTAAACTCCACTATTACCTAATAAATACACTTAAAACCCTAACTTCCCAATCAATGCCATTACAGAATACATCAACATTTTCACTGTCAGTCCAACAAAATAACAACTTTTTACTATTGGCACCACTTTGCTTTATTTATCGATGGCCTCATACAACACAGTACACATCACAACAATCCCAATgcccaataaaatttacattcaCAAATGTAAGAATGCAACAAGCAGATGATGCTTAAGATAAGAAAACTCACTCGTGTTTTTGCAAACCCGAATGAATCCTACAATGTAAAGGCACGCAAAAGCAAGTGGCATGGTATTGACTCTACATCAAAAATACAAATCACCATGAGCTcggcattaaaaaaaaggggcaaTTATCTATTGTCCACCTGTTTTTTTgcactttttcaaaaatacacaattttttttttttttgttgagctctacttgaagttatatttttttgcacatatccactatCGTCTTCAAAccattaagaaaactaacagaATATTGTCCAAATTACATAGGTGAaattaccattatacccttatGACCTCAGCAAAGTCTTAACAGTTTGAAGACGGCAGTGGACAGgtgtaaataaatataatttcaagtGGAACTCAGCAAAAAATGAAttgtgcattttttttaaagtgcgAAAAAATAGGTGAACGGTAGATAattgcccaaaaaaaagagagaagacaAAGAGAGGTTggttttccaaaaaaaaaaaaagatagttcgattaaaaaaaagagggagaaaaagagagttatatatatatatatatatatatctggttttcaaaaaaaaaaaaaagaacggGGATACTCACCAAGAGGCTCCGTTGTGGCTAATCTCAACAGCTATTTAATTAGTGCAAAATATTGCAAACGGCGACAACTTTAAATTTCACTAGgctttattgtgaaaaagtGAGTGCGAAGCATAAAGATGACACATGAGCCACTTTTCTTTATAGccttatttcattatttatttgtttgtttatctattttattttttattttttatttttttcttttctctattATTCTTGCTAAATTTTTACTAACTTTTAAGCCTATTAAACTCAGCATTGTCTTCAATCAGCTCCAAACTATCTTTGTTCAGCTCGAGACCATATTGTCATTTCTCTACCGTTTCAATTTCCAATACCATTCATATCTTCTCAGTATTGAAAACTTGGGGATTGGTGTTaagttatgaaaaaaaaattatttttcaataattagtTTCCAACACCGGTAATGGCTACCCAATGTTGAAAACTAGGGGACCAGTGTTTGGGTttgatttttctaataaaactAAGAAACACAGTAAACCTTAAACCGCTCGAAACCGATTGCTGATCTCGTGAGTACAACCAGGAGCCTATGATGGCGACCTGATCTGTAAGCACAACTTGGAGCCTACATGGACGACCTGGTTTATAATCTGAAGCTTATGTGGACGACCTAGCTTACAAATGCAACCCTAACTTTATACAAGTAACATGAAAATCCACCAATCTGGTCAAGAAGTGAAGTAGTACGACCTGGAAGTTTGTCTGACCTAAGGATGTGCTACCTTGACATGGAAAATTATTTGTCAGGACCACTTGGCCTATATTTTAGGGAAGTTACATACCACAACTTGTCAAACCACCTTCAACTGACATCTAGCTACAATTACTAAAGAAAGTAGGGTAAAACTGATGAGGTAATCACCCACAACCAAGAGCTTATTTAAGTTGAAAAGAGCATCAGGGTTAGCAAAATTAACTAAGGAAAACTCTATAGGTGACtaatctttaaaccttcctATTTTCTACGAGATTCACAACACCATCACCCAAGAATTCCTTGATTTTAACTCACctccttttcattttcctttttcttataTACAAAATATCTGAGTTAGCCATCAGAGGATTTTCACCGAAATTCCCACCGACGTGTACTAACTGTGTTATATGGTTGACAGGTATAGGAAGTTGCGGTCATATTGTAATTTGAGCTTGGATTCGTGTTGTAGTTCcccagaaaataaatttagctGTTGAGGTCGTTTTCGGCATCAACAAGTCTCATGTTTGTGATTGTTATTTCAATTGAGATACCAATGGATGTGACATACTTTTGTAGTCAATGTTACCCGGTATCTTAATGGAAACAATTATGAGCAACGAGATTATAAATTataggggtgttcagaatccaatccAAGCCGATCTGCTCAATCCGTTTGATATGTAGAAATTTAATCCATATATAAAAACTCGATCCgtggattggtggattggattggattgaaaatttgataatctgtaatcggtggattggatatggatctatttttataaatccgCAAAAATCTACGAatctgcaaaaaaataaaattatttatttaattaaaaaaacttgtaaatatggcATTAGtacttactagtaaataaataagttaaactatagttacattaacactatattatatcttatctaataataatataaaataaaaaataattaaataaataaatatagctTCCTAAATAGAAATTTTCCATGTACTTatctaaacaaatgagattttttttttcattttggtgtgttatattttgaaactttaaatgtattttctagatttatttaaacaattaatttatttgaatcttatttaattttaaatttgatcggtagtaaaattattttatattaaattttttatttagttagttcgTGAATtggacataattaaaaaaatttaatccgCAAACCAATCTGCAAAAtagtggattggatatggattgggTCAAATCCCCATTCGATCCGCAAATGTATGGATTAGATTTGGATTCAATTTTACCAATCCATGGATTAGATTGAAAATCTATAATCTGCAAAATCGtggatcggatatggattgatgttcaatCTGTAAAATCCAATTTGTGAACACCCCTAATAGATTACAATATATATTtcgtacaacacatctcttgacaGGTTTTCGATGtctgatcatagaattctctagcTAAAGTGAGTCAACATaattagtatgttgaaaataatcattagagaaaactaaTAAGTgccaaggaataagatgtaattaaattgattggatagttgatatatcaatttaattagtgATGTGGTAGAAATGATTGttcagtaaagaaatcaatgtggtgtgggtcgaattattattcgaaaACACTATCCTAGATAGTATACAATTATGAAGGCCAGTTTCAATCTTTTAGTAGAATAGATTTTAATTACAGTCCTAATTATTGTAACGACTATTGTATGTACCCATATGATCCCCTGGTTAGcccatttaattgactgcaccactactgcaTTAGTAACTAAGATAAATagttatttgggttaaaagcctaaatatatttttttgtgggaggctccatttaatacGCTTATGTAAGGGGTCTTTTGTTACTTTGTAAGGTGGGTCCCTATAACAAGAACAAGTAACATCACTTTTGGgctttatcttatttttaatttaaatcaatttttttgatttaatagatttgaaaaaaaaaagtaataaataaggAGCCTAAGGTTTccactagtaaaatataacaaaGCTTGTTTCTATATAAAAAGAGACACAGGAGCCACaatatatggaaaaaaaaaaaaaaagaagatttttcTCCCTAACTTTGAGAGAAAAAGTTTTCTCTTACTAGTTGATTGCCCTCATACAACAAGTGCATATCGAACTTGAGTGATAATCTAGAAGATCGATTATGATAGATAATGATCCAATAAGGTCGTTGTGTGACCAATCGTGATTTGACAGTCTAAATTACTTCTACGAAAAGGTAAAGGtacaatttctaaattatggtaattttatatattgtatgagaatTGCGATCTAAATATTTCCATTgcaaaacattttttaaaaccaACAGTAATCACCATCAAATTTTACCATATATCCTTTTCTAATAAGCTGACCAACACTCAATAAATTTTGAGTCAATCCAGGAACATATAGAACATCTAAGATGTGTTTAgatttaccaattttttttttcgtgaCAGAGATAGTCACGTTGCTTTGGACGCTTTGTATTTTGCCGCTTCCAAGCTTCACTGTGAAGACACTTTTTCATccaaattaacaaaacaatCTCGATTTCCTGTAATATGATTACTGCATCCATTACCCAAATGCCAAATATCATTTGATTCTTTATGAGCATCGAAACAAGTGTAAAACATTGGATCTTTAGtgtcagattttgaaaaaaattcttcctttttcttgtagCAACATTCTTTAtccatatgatttaatttattgcgCGTTGTGTATTTATAACGACATTTTTCACTTGCATGgccaatttttttacaaacattgCGTTGGAGGCTGGAAGAGTCATAcatttgatcatttttttccttttcaatgtCTGtgatttttagaaattttcttGTCACTGCCACTGTTTGATGAAGCTACCTCTTTTTTGTTGTCTATTTCAACCTTCCCACCCTTTCGTTCTTTGACGTTCAGCTTTGGCTAAAAAACATGTTCAGTTGACTGCTCTATTAACCTGCTCGTTCTTCCCTCATGTGACTCCAAAGAACTCATTAGTTCATGCAAGAAGAACtgagataaatattttttggctTCTTTGATAGAAGAAACAACATGCTCGAATTTCAAAGGAAGacatcataaaattttttgaacaaTTCTTTTATCTTCAATAGTATCCCCATAAATAAGagaactttttatttgatttattatgcCACAAGCTTTAAAGACTAATGCTTAGATAAATTCATTATCTATCATAAACTAATtatcaaattctctccatAAAGATTGAAGTTTAATAGAGATTTACCTTTTCAGATCCTTAAAAATCTTCCTTTACAATTCTCCATGCATGCATTCGTCGCTTCTGGAGTCTTCGGCTCATCAAATCCCTCTTGTATTATTTCCCAGAGGTCTTGGGAGATAAAGAGGGTCTTCATTTGAATAATTCAGAACTAATAATTCTCCCTATCAAAGATGGGAATAAGATTATGGTTATAATTGAAGGTGGTAAAAGTTGAGGTCTGTCAAAGATGGGAATAAGATTTTGATTATAAGAAGTTGATGTCATTGAAGGTTAAAGGCTTAAGGCTCTAACAACCAAAATTGTTGGAACAGGGGAAGCTAATGGGCTAAAATGAGTGAGATGGAAAGTATTTTGGGTGAAGGAAATTAGTTAAAGTTGAAGGGGATGACTAAAGAAATTATAGAAGTGGATGATTTTAGATaaggttatttttatttatcattcacaGCTACACTTTACGAACGAGAGTTAGGTTTATATTTATAAGCATAACTTACTGATCACAAATTTTAGccgatttattttttaccacATGTATCACTTGGCTTATTTTCTTACCATATTTTACAGCTTCccacttaatttttataattcaagTGACTTGACCGCTTTTAAACCACGTGATCTAACTTAGATTTTAACTTAAACATTTCTagaaattaattcttttaaattacaaatttagaaGAATTAACATTTTAACATTAAGTGCTGTCCATACTGCAGGATGATTTTTTGGTTAACGGTTGAGTCgagaaatatttataataatttgaatatgattatagatataatttaaattaaaagagagagacAGAATCCCATTCTTTGTATCATAACCATGTTATTGAAAATTACAAAGCCTGGtgttaatataaaactttCCGAGGATCCGAACATCAATCTGAAGTTCCCAAAATTCATAGCAAGTGAGAGAACATGTCAACCTCTTACATGCTATTGCTGAACTTCAGTTGTAGACCcctaaattaccaaatatgCATTCATGCTGCAAAGTTAgagttaaattttaaacaagtcaaaaaaacaaaaaactaaaCCGGGTTGCTTGACCAAGAAACTAGAAAATCAGTGAATGTATACGTGATCTTAATTTTGCCTTAAATCTTATATCTTCCCATGCTCCGTCTTGAATCATCGATGGATTCAACTTTGAAGCATAATCTAATTATGTATCATTCCACACAGTGAAAGTTGGAGCTCCATGGCAAAGTGCTATATTGCCTGACCTTTGAGCAAGAGTTGGCACAGCAGTGGGCACCCAATTATCATAAGCACCAGCAGCTTTCACCAAACTTGCTGATGATTGTTGCTGAGGAAGATAATACAAGTTTCTAGCTTGATAAGGATCTGAAgaagatgttgatgatgaaaaCATGTTTTCAAAAGCAAGTGCTTTGGCAGCAGCTTGATGATCACTTTCTCCAAACCCATGATCATTGTTACTAGCAATTACTGTCCCCATTGGAATCACAAATCCaccattgttgttgttgttgttgcttcCATATCCAACTTGATAGCTGCCATTGGTATGATCTCCGTTGTTGTATATGACAGAGTTGTTAGAAGTACAGCTGTGTTCCAATGAAGATGACTCCATGTTCATCAAATTATGCATCACTGAAGGCTGAAAGAAATTGTGGGCATTGCTGTTGTTGCTTCCCAATTGAAGCTGATGATTAAACTCATCTTGTTCTTGCTTGCACCAAATTCTTTGACCGTATCCAAAAGGCTGCAAGCTGCTATATGGCTgatgctgatgatgatgatgagcttGTGCTTGTTGGAATGCTGCAATTGCAGGCCAGCCATGATCAGCTGTTAGTTGTGAGCTCATGTTTTCATCATCGGCCACCACCGTCGGTCTATCGATTGTCATTTCAGCTGCCTGTTCAGCATCTTTCAGGCGCTTTGCAGCTCCTCCGATGGGTAATGTGCTGCTCTCAAGAATGCTGTTCACATCATATCTGGTCATGTCAAAATTTGTTACCGCATTTAGTCCTCGGAATTTAATTGCTGCTATGTCATAGGCCTCTGCTGCTTCTTCCTGTGTGCCTAAAACGTTTATgtttagggaaaaaaattaaaatctttccaatttttaattctttatagTTCTTTAGGATTTCATTACATTTGAAAAGGTACTAGGTGAGACTGCTTCCGTTAGCAACCGTAACAATCAGCGGATTGCGTAAAACGCACAAACTTATGAAATCGAAAGATCATACGATGATGTCTATGCTTTCACctaaatttcaaaagaaattgaaatttgtggGTGACGCTGATAATTTTGCAAAGATTTGAAGACATCAAATTGTTCtaatagaatataaaatatataaatgctATACTAAGATGTACAAAACAAATATTCAACTTACTGAAAGTTCCCAAGTAAAGGTCTTTGTTCCCTGCAACTCTTCCAATTCTTGCTTGCCATCTACCATGCTGATGATGCCTGTCGTCAAtccaaaatacaaaacaaaatagtaatatgaatcatttttaatcctcacaacaaaattaaagctaactcaaaaattgttttcattaCTCAATTCAAAGGACCTTAAAATTCAAACTGTTGTCGTTTATGGATACATGAAGTTCAAACCAATTTCTCAGGTTGGAATTAGACTTGAAGCTGCTAGCATGCTTTTAGTTAAACTGAGTTGATTCACTTGGGAtggtgaaaaatatattacctTGTTACGCCGCGGTAAATGGACGCACCCCGAGAAAATCCACTACTTTTCCtgcaaaaatcaaacaaatacatttaatttcatcaatacacacacacatatatatacacacatacacacacagacatatatatttttggtttttcttttggctttCTGAAAAGATTATAAAGTTAAAGAGTTCAAATTGCAATCAAACagcatttgattaaaaaaactaacCTTCTTAGTGAAGCAACATACTCTTGCCTGGTCATGTGCTTCATTTCTTCTACCTCTTTCTCGTAATTGctaatctgaaattttaaaaatcaatttgaacATTAGCAAACAAAACCCATATTTATCGGCGAACTACAtcgaaaaatggaaaaaaaaaaattcacccTCATTTTCTGCTATAACTGGACACGTCCCTCTTAATGTGGATACTTTTTAGGAGCATAGaagcattaattaataataatttgcagtgtaattaatataataatatgaaaataattaacacTTCCTCCATTAACTGCATGTGTCGATACAGTATGCGCTGTGCCAGCATTAagccaaaatattataaaattcttcttcttttttttatatacccAAGTGAAAAAATagtacatttttttaaaaacttatttaaaaaatataaatttggtATAAAGAATGAATTTATGGTGTCCAAAAGTAATATTAAGACAAGAAATAGAGAAACTTACAGGGAAATTAGTAGTGGTAGTGGTACCCCAATATTTCAACGCTGCTAAATCATAAGCTCTTGCagccttttcttctttgtcatACCCTCctatatatttgaaattaaaaacaaagaaatcaCATAAGAATTTTCAGGAAttcaaaaatcttatttataaAGTGAAAATGTTTCCAAAAGTAGCATGCACTAAACACAAGAGAACAAATAAATCGAAAACACTGTGAAGATTATTCTTGTCACTTACCCAGATAAACTGCAAGGAGAATGATGATGGATCAATTAGCCAAACATCAAATTGTGTCATCAACCGAAAAtgggaaaataaaaagttagtaaaataaaaaaatgattacaaaatgaaacataacaataaaagggagaattttttcatttaaaaaaaaattactcaaaaattttggaatgcaaTCTCCAATGGGGGCCTTAATGAATTACCTTGTCTTCCCTTTCGAGTTTGTCCTTCTCTTCTGCAACTATTGTCCCATAAATGAGCCTCGTATCTACCAGTCCACCTATGCCTGCATTTAATAACAAAACcctgaaattattattaaataaaaaagaaaaaaatcataattttatgtgtgaaaataaaaataagaggtAATTATTAAAACCTTGTGACACCACGGTAAATAGAAGTTCTCTGTCCAAAAGTGTCAATAGACTTCCTTGGCACCGCTTCAATGGCCCCGGTTTGGCTTTCAAGGTCAATTCCTGCCGTTGCTGTCCCCGCCGTCGTCTTTTGCTGCTTATTGTTATCAGAACAAGAACTTTCTACCCCATTTAAGCCTCCATTTGCATTGAGAAGCGGCAAGGTTGAGCCAGGCTGTGAACCAGTGCTCATAGAAAGTGATAAACTCTGTGCACTACTGCCACCACTGCCATTCATGCTCACGGCCTCGGCTTGGGCCGGTGCTGGTGCCGGTCCCGTTGCTGGTGCAGGCTGGTTTCGTAGCCAAGTTTTGATCATCGATAACCCAATGGAactattgttgttgttgctgttttCGCCTCCGTTGTTGCTGGTTCTTgcattgttattgttgttctCATCTAAGGGAAGTTGTAGAGAACAGTTTTGAAACATGTAGTCTCCGGTGACGGTGCTGGCCGTGGGGGTGTCGTAAACGGAGGTGCAGCCATGGAGTTTCTGTTCATGATTGGAGAACGAGTGGCCGTCGAGGAAGTTTTCGAGCTTTGGTTCTTGATTTTGATCATTGCATGAAGTCGCCATTAGCATAGCGTCTGTGTTCATGCCTAAACCCTTCATATTCCATTCTGCAtatagataaatttaaaaaagaaaaagaaaaaaaattttaaacggTTTTTGAATggttaagaaattaataaagctTTTTGATCTTTGGATATTAGTCTCACTAGTATTTGGATATTAGTATTATCTTGTGGCTTGTGTGtcatgaagaaaatgaaagggtATTAGGGTTTTGGTTTTGGAGAGTTAAGATTTTGAGATTCAAAGATGGATAAGAACCAAACCTTGGGAGTGATTGTTGTTTCTGTTGAAGGCTTCAAGGATGCTAAAGGAGGCAGTAGTGGAGTCAGCAGAGGTGAGATCAAAGCAGTCACCGGAGACGACGGCGCCGGAGAGTTCATCGGAGTTGAAACCAAGGCGATGAGAGACTGAGTCTTGAGAGTGatcttgatgatgatggtgatgatcaGTTTGTGAGGAAGGAAGTTGTTCTTgaggagaaagagagaaaccTAACCAGTTATTCATGGCAGTAattaatctttattaattgatgatgaagaaatttgaagaTCAGTTTCttgattgtttgtttatttatttgtttctattttggTGCATGCATGAACTAGAGGATGAAActatgaggagaagaagagagagtatgaagaagatgatgaagaagaggaaaGGTCAATAATATTGAAGTGAAAATGAATCATCTCTTCCAAAGGAAGAAATgaagatttataaaaaaaatctagagccctctttctttctttctctctcatgAATTACATATATAACAGAGGCACCCCTTTTATCTTTGGGCACTTTCTTGATATGTTGAACTCACAATTGCACTCTTGATATGAGAAATTAGATTACAAAGTGTGGATGATGAGGGTtagtattgtaattttatcaatatgaAGAAATATGTAAAAGAGTGTTTTGGCATAATCACTTCATacttcttctcattctttttcattagtttatttttccttGAGAAAGCGCCAAATCTTCTCTATCACAAAATCTAATATTgtttattaagaaaacaattaaggGGTAAACAatgagtaataaaattttgaatattgaaGGCCTTGATATGTAGtattatatacaaataaattatgtgtaAAGCTCTTTTGTCTTGCAATCCAAAAATAGCTAAGCAACTTGAACTTATCTTCATGCCTTtggttattgttattttatggAAGGTTATTATAAGGCCTGACACATGGGTGTTGTAGCCCTTAGGACTTAGGAGCATGTGGTTTCTTAAACTCTAAACAAACTTGTACTCTctctttgaaattgaattcaaaGATCTCCACTAGATTCCATTCATGACCAATtatgtatattattttattaattaaaattttatttcacatttacctttttacttttgaaaaaagtttagaataaaaataaaaaatctcactcactatacattaatatttatttctattattactTCAATTCAATAACCACAATCACACAGAATGTTAATCATTGTCTAAACTatattaagagaaaaaaaatcaaacaaaaaacactttcaaaaaatttattaaaattttgacttaaatTGCTTGCCATTTTTTTCCACAAGCTCTCTTCCCAAACACAAACATAgatttgagaaattttttcCTTCAAGATTGTATGGGGATCAATCCTTTACCTCCTACTTCCATGGCAAGAGAAACCAATTTGAACTATCCCTTTGgaaataatattgaaattcattaaatttttataattaactttATGTATTCCCTTAAGCTCATCGTGCACGTACGTATCTAACATTTAGTAAGACCTAACCTagattgttttgttttacaGTTATAGTAACTAAATATCTTATGTAATTTTGAGTCACATGTCCTATATCCAAATCCAGATAGTCTATCattcttattataaatttattctttgtttttagattttttctttttttttttccagagAAATCTttgctaaataaaatttccaaagTTAACAAACATCTCATTATATAATCTTCTAGAGTGTTCTTTCTCCACAGAAATGTCCACAATTGATTGAATAAGACAGTTTTTATTCTAAACTCTCAACAAATCTTATCTAGAGCGCACACATTATAACAAAATCCACAAATTAATAACCAAAGTAATTAAACTAGtatcaaacacaaacacaaacacacactCTCTCTGAAATACAGGTAGTATTCTGCTTTTGCTTTGCTGGAGAAATACATCTGTTAAAAGGAAGGTGATACAAATTCTGACGAAGTTGTGACAAAAAAAACCCACACGCAGCCCCCTCTCCACGCCCATTTATATATCCCCACTTGGATACAAGTCTTTTCATTGTCAGTGCAATCTGCTGCTCtctcttcatttcatttataaattttttttaaaaaataaataattaaattaggccaaagaaaaagaggagagagagagagatagagagagacCCCTCAGTCTGAGTCTGCCTCCAAATACCCATAACATTTTCACATTCCATCCATCCATGaccttatttaaatattatctcATCTTCCTAATCATCAAACTGCTCCCCCGCTACAAACGGGAGTCtatgtctctctctcttctgtACACTTAACAATAATTCATGCAAagtgaaagagaagaaaaggaaagagtATCCTGtgtatattcttttttttttaggaaaataaagcaaaaatatgGAAAAACAAATAGGTATAGAGATGGGTTTGTTCTATGCATCCTTACATGAGGACACCAACCCTTGTCTTCGGGGTCCCTTCAGGGTCATTTCGCTCTCAAGTTCTCTTAGTGAAAGAGACAGATCATATTTGAAGAAAGtaaaatcttatattttcttttcatttttgaattatgTACTGATGTACATCATTAGGAAAAACCTTCAacttagggtgcgtttgagatcaagattaggtaattgtatcttaaaagttacaacactaaagtgtttggtaaacactagctgcTGTA
It contains:
- the LOC102620568 gene encoding AP2-like ethylene-responsive transcription factor BBM1; the protein is MNNWLGFSLSPQEQLPSSQTDHHHHHQDHSQDSVSHRLGFNSDELSGAVVSGDCFDLTSADSTTASFSILEAFNRNNNHSQEWNMKGLGMNTDAMLMATSCNDQNQEPKLENFLDGHSFSNHEQKLHGCTSVYDTPTASTVTGDYMFQNCSLQLPLDENNNNNARTSNNGGENSNNNNSSIGLSMIKTWLRNQPAPATGPAPAPAQAEAVSMNGSGGSSAQSLSLSMSTGSQPGSTLPLLNANGGLNGVESSCSDNNKQQKTTAGTATAGIDLESQTGAIEAVPRKSIDTFGQRTSIYRGVTRHRWTGRYEAHLWDNSCRREGQTRKGRQVYLGGYDKEEKAARAYDLAALKYWGTTTTTNFPISNYEKEVEEMKHMTRQEYVASLRRKSSGFSRGASIYRGVTRHHQHGRWQARIGRVAGNKDLYLGTFSTQEEAAEAYDIAAIKFRGLNAVTNFDMTRYDVNSILESSTLPIGGAAKRLKDAEQAAEMTIDRPTVVADDENMSSQLTADHGWPAIAAFQQAQAHHHHQHQPYSSLQPFGYGQRIWCKQEQDEFNHQLQLGSNNSNAHNFFQPSVMHNLMNMESSSLEHSCTSNNSVIYNNGDHTNGSYQVGYGSNNNNNNGGFVIPMGTVIASNNDHGFGESDHQAAAKALAFENMFSSSTSSSDPYQARNLYYLPQQQSSASLVKAAGAYDNWVPTAVPTLAQRSGNIALCHGAPTFTVWNDT